The Christiangramia flava JLT2011 genome has a segment encoding these proteins:
- a CDS encoding PKD domain-containing protein, with the protein MKIFRLLMVLFISALCFTACEDEEITNYAFQDVSAPANVTADFDIAQDDSGTVTITPSGEGAQTFQVYFGDEENETPTEIAAGETISYTYGEGEYLVRIVAVGSTGLTSEFNQRLVIAFKAPENLQVNIDQDASNPATINISATADYATMYDVYFGDAEDEEPTQLMPDETITYTYAAPGTYTVRVVAKGAGVATTETTVEVVVPEANDPVKLPITYDVPTVNYALGTFNGASFEVVDNPFLSGANPEASKVGAITNSGSLYEGGAYNLGEPVDFSGDNKTISMKFYSEEAVSVLVKFEGGPNGERPVEVSADHGGTGWEELTFNFASDAVASYLDGADDNGASIVPDGQYNTLVLFVEIGEETAGTFYFDDIMQEMIMTDPFKLPVTFDDENVVYTNSGAGFEVVANPQQNGINDVDTNVGAVTNAGQQYEAVTFTLDEPVDFSSDNKTITMKVYSEVAYPVLFKFETGVNGERANEVEVNHGGTGWEELTFDFNNARKSYVDGDPENGADFAPTGQYNQFSIFLDFAGTTAGTFYIDDIVLNGETGGSGTEPTSAAPTPTLEASKVISMFSDAYTNVPVDTWKTDWSDSGYAEVSVAGNVVKYYSSLNFVGIETTSNQIDASGMTHFHTDYWTGNATVFRVKLVDFGPNGSYQGGDDTEHELEFTVTPNTWVSLDIPLSDFTGLTNTSNIAQLIFSAAPAGEADVYVDNVYFHN; encoded by the coding sequence ATGAAAATATTTCGATTATTAATGGTTTTATTCATATCAGCACTTTGTTTTACTGCGTGCGAGGATGAAGAGATTACAAATTATGCATTTCAGGATGTTTCCGCACCTGCAAATGTTACCGCTGATTTTGATATTGCACAGGACGATTCTGGAACTGTGACCATTACACCAAGCGGTGAAGGTGCCCAGACTTTTCAGGTTTATTTTGGCGATGAAGAAAATGAAACTCCTACCGAAATTGCTGCCGGTGAAACTATCTCTTATACATACGGAGAAGGTGAATACCTGGTAAGAATTGTTGCGGTTGGATCAACTGGGCTTACAAGCGAATTTAACCAGAGACTGGTAATAGCTTTTAAAGCTCCAGAAAATCTTCAGGTAAATATCGATCAGGATGCTTCTAATCCTGCAACGATCAACATCAGTGCTACGGCAGATTATGCCACAATGTATGATGTATATTTTGGAGATGCTGAGGATGAAGAGCCTACGCAGTTGATGCCAGATGAAACTATTACATATACATATGCTGCTCCTGGTACTTACACAGTAAGAGTTGTGGCTAAAGGAGCTGGAGTTGCAACCACCGAGACAACCGTAGAAGTAGTCGTGCCAGAAGCAAACGACCCGGTTAAACTGCCAATCACTTATGATGTACCAACAGTAAACTATGCATTGGGTACTTTCAACGGTGCAAGCTTTGAAGTAGTAGATAACCCATTTTTAAGTGGTGCAAATCCTGAAGCTTCTAAAGTAGGTGCAATTACCAATTCTGGATCTTTATATGAAGGTGGTGCTTACAATTTGGGCGAGCCAGTAGACTTCAGTGGAGATAATAAAACTATCTCGATGAAATTTTATTCCGAAGAAGCTGTATCAGTTTTGGTGAAGTTTGAAGGAGGGCCTAATGGAGAGCGTCCTGTTGAAGTGTCAGCAGATCATGGTGGAACAGGTTGGGAAGAGTTGACATTCAACTTTGCCAGCGATGCCGTTGCAAGTTATCTTGACGGGGCTGATGATAACGGTGCTTCTATCGTACCTGACGGACAATACAATACATTGGTATTATTTGTTGAAATAGGTGAAGAAACTGCAGGAACTTTCTATTTTGATGATATCATGCAGGAAATGATCATGACCGATCCTTTTAAACTTCCTGTGACTTTTGATGATGAAAACGTAGTTTATACAAACTCAGGGGCAGGTTTTGAAGTAGTCGCAAATCCTCAGCAGAATGGTATTAACGATGTAGATACTAATGTAGGTGCTGTAACAAATGCGGGTCAGCAGTATGAAGCAGTGACCTTTACTTTAGATGAGCCGGTAGATTTTTCTTCAGACAACAAGACAATCACAATGAAGGTTTATTCTGAAGTTGCCTATCCTGTATTATTCAAATTTGAAACTGGAGTAAATGGTGAAAGAGCTAATGAAGTGGAAGTGAATCACGGTGGAACCGGTTGGGAAGAATTGACATTCGACTTCAACAATGCAAGAAAAAGTTATGTTGATGGTGATCCTGAAAATGGAGCTGATTTTGCGCCTACAGGTCAATACAATCAATTCTCTATCTTCCTTGATTTTGCTGGAACTACAGCAGGAACTTTTTATATAGATGATATTGTTCTTAATGGAGAAACTGGTGGAAGTGGAACTGAACCAACTTCAGCGGCACCAACTCCAACATTAGAAGCTTCAAAAGTTATTTCAATGTTTAGCGATGCCTACACAAACGTTCCAGTTGATACCTGGAAAACAGATTGGTCAGATTCAGGATATGCGGAAGTAAGCGTTGCCGGAAATGTAGTAAAATATTACAGTAGCCTGAATTTTGTTGGTATTGAAACAACTTCAAATCAAATTGATGCGTCAGGAATGACTCATTTTCACACTGATTACTGGACAGGAAATGCGACTGTGTTTAGAGTGAAATTAGTTGATTTTGGCCCAAATGGATCCTACCAGGGCGGTGATGATACAGAGCATGAATTAGAATTCACTGTAACACCAAATACTTGGGTAAGTTTGGATATCCCGTTGTCAGATTTTACAGGATTGACAAATACCTCCAATATCGCCCAGCTGATATTTTCAGCAGCTCCAGCAGGAGAGGCCGATGTATATGTGGATAATGTTTATTTCCATAACTAG